GATACGGTTCTTGAGCATAAGCTTCTTATTAAATTTATAACGTCCAACCTTTGCAAGGTCATAACGTCTCGGGTCAAAGAACATGCTGGTGATCAGACTTTCTGCACTGTCTACAGCAAGCGGTTCACCCGGACGGATCTTCTTATATAATTCGAGAAGACCTTCCTGATAGTTCTCTGAAGTATCCTTTGTGAAACTTGCGAGAATCTTTGGCTCTTCACCAAAAAGATCGATAATCTCAGCATTCGTTCCAATACCAAGTGCACGGATCAGGACTGTGATCGGCACCTTACGGGTTCTGTCCACACGGACATAGAAAACGTCATTGGAGTCCGTCTCATATTCAAGCCATGCACCCCTGTTCGGGATAACGGTGCAAGAGTATAATTCTTTACCAAGTTTATCATGCGCAATTCCATAATAAATACCAGGTGAACGCACCAGCTGGCTGACAATAACACGTTCCGCACCATTGATTACAAAGGTACCGGTTCTTGTCATAATCGGTAAATCACCCATAAAGATCTCATGTTCATTGATCTCATCTGTCTCTTTGTTGTGAAGTCTTACCTTCACTTTAAGCGGTGCAGCATAAGTAGCATCGCGTTCTTTACATTCCTCGATTGTGTACTTGGTTTCATCTGTGCACAATGTAAAGTCGACAAATTCCAGGCTCAGATGTCCGCTGTAATCGGTAATCGGAGAAATATCATCAAATACTTCTTTTAATCCTTCATCCAGGAACCATTTGTAAGAGTCGGTCTGAACTTCGATCAAATTAGGCATTTGGAGTACTTCTTTTTGCCGGGAATAGCTCATGCGCATACTTTTTCCGTTTGTGATGGGACGAATTCTGTTTTTCTCCATTTGACGTTTCACTCCTTATATGATAAATTTTCGGGTTATTTCCGCCTTATTCAGGGCGCACTTATGGCATACGTTTCCACAATAGCGCATTTTTTACTTTACCACAGGTTTTTCCCGATTGTCAAGTCTAACTTTTCAAAGAATTGTATTTTTATTGTATTTTATAATGTAAGTGGCAAAATTTACTTTCGGTCCCTTTGATACCAGATTGCTACGTGCTTTGCACTCTCGCAATCCTCATCATCATTGTATGCATACCGCAGAAAAGTACAAAAAATCAAAAGAGCGTATCACTGCAGGAAATCCTGCGCGATACGCTCTTGTCATTCACAGTGTGATAACCAAAATTACTTAAGGTTAACTTCTGCTCCTTCAGCTTCAAGTTTTGTTTTGATTTCTTCAGCTTCAGCTTTAGAAACGCCTTCTTTAACTACCTTCGGTGCTCCGTCAACTAATTCTTTAGCTTCTTTAAGTCCAAGTCCTGTGATTTCACGAACAACTTTGATAACTTTAACTTTAGATGCTCCAGCAGAAACAAGTTCTACGTCGAACTCATCTTTTTCTTCTGCTGCTGCTCCACCTTCTGCAGCTGCTGCTACTACAACACCTGCTGCTGCGGATACACCAAATTCTTCTTCACATGCTTTAACTAAGTCATTTAATTCAAGTACAGATAATTCTTTGATAGCTTCAATAAATTCTGCTGTTGTTAATTTTGCCATTTTATTTTCCTCCATTTGATTTTAATGATTGGCTCTTTCGCCTCTTACTGTTCCCACACTCGGATGGGATTCCGGTACAGCTTACTCTGCTGCCGGTGCTTCTGCTTCAGCTTCTGCCGGAGCATCGCCCTGTTCTGCGATCTGATTAAGAACACGAGCAAGGTTTGTAATAGGTGACTGTAAGCTTCCAAGTAATTTGGACAGCAGTACTTCTCTTGACGGAATCTTAGAAAGTTCCTGAATACCAGCTGCGTCATATACTGAGCCTTCAACTACACCTGCTTTTACTTCAAGAGCTTCTGCTTTCTTAGCGAAATTGCAGATGATTCTTGCCGGTGCTGTTGCATCTTCTTTAGAAATTGCAATAGCGTTCGGTCCTTCCAGATATTCGTCAAGCTGTGCGAAATCTGTTCCTTCAAAAGCTCTCTTCATCATTGTGTTCTTGCAAACTTTGTAGATAACACCTGCTTCTCTCAGCTGTTTACGAAGTTCAGTGTCCTGAGCTACTGTAAGTCCACAGTAGTTAACGATAACTGCTGACTGAGCATCTGTGAGATCTTCAACGATTGCCTGTACGATAGGTTGTTTTAATTCAACTTTTGCCACGAATGGTGCACCTCCTTGTAGTATTTTCAACTGCCAGAAAGTCTCGGTCCCAGCGGGGACTTTCATATCACGCAATCATGCGCTAAAAAACCTCCGCGCCAAAGCACAGAGGTTTACAAATTCAAATCTAATGAATCTTGTCTTCCTCGGTAGGCGTTTTGACCCTTATGCCTTACGGCACCTACTGTCTTCGGCAGTTACTTCGTAAATATAGCATATGTTTACCGGAAAGTCAAGTGTAATTTTTCTTTTTTAATTTTTATTTTTTCAATTTTATCCAGTTTCTTCTATTATAAATCCAGGCCATCCAGAACTTCCTTCAGTTCTTTTGCAGAAGAAAGCAATTTTTCTTTTTCTTCATCGCTCAGTGGAATCTCAAGAACTTTTTCTGCACCTTTCTGCGAAACTATGGTCGGAACACTGATACAGAGTCCTTCCAGTCCGTATTCTCCCTCCATCAGACTCGTGACAGGAAGAACCGCATTTTCATTCATAACAATGCTTTCGGCAATTCTCGCAACCGCCATTGCAACACCATAATAGGTTGCACCCTTTTTCTGGATAATATCGTAAGCACTGTCCCGCACAGTTTTATAAATTCTTTCCATAGATTCCTGATGCTGATAATGTCCGCGAAGTTCACAGAAATCATTGATTGGTATTCCCGCCACATTTGCCCCGCTCCATACGGCAAGCTCACTGTCTCCATGCTCTCCGATGATATTGGCATGTACGCTCCGGCTCGCAACCTGAAGATGTTCGCTTAACAGATAACGGAATCTCGCAGTATCCAGAACGGTTCCGCTTCCGAATACTCTTTCCTTCGGATATCCGGAAATCTTAAGTGCCGCATAAGTCAGAATATCCACTGGATTTGCTACAACAAGCAGGATTCCTTCAAATCCGCGTTTTGTGATTTCCGGAATAATCGATTTGAAAATTGCTACATTTTTGTGTACCAGATCCAGTCTTGTCTCTCCCGGTTTTTGATTTGCTCCAGCTGTAATGATGATTAGTGAACAATCACTGATATCATCATAAGATCCCGCATATATTTTCATCGGGTGCGCATATGGTCTACCGTGGCTTATGTCCATTGCCTCCCCTTCTGCCTTTTCTTTATTCGCATCGATCAGTACCAGTTCGGAAAAGATCCCTTTCTGAAGTAAGCTGAACGCAGAGGACGCTCCTACAAACCCACATCCGATAATTGCTGCCTTTTGAATATTAACCATGACAAAGTGCCTCCTTTTAATTGCTTGATATTTTTTTCACAGGCATAGGTTATCATTATTTTCCCCGATTTTCAATGTTTTCATGCATTGTTCGTCAAAAAATGCACAATGTATACAGAATACTGTTTGTTAGATTTCATGTTGCACAAAAAGACACCGTAACGGATCACTCCGCATACGGTGTCTCTATTATTTACATTTATTCAATACTGATTAAGCAAGCTTCATTGGGTTGATTTTTACACCAGGTCCCATTGTAGAAGTAAGTGTCACACTCTTAAGATACTGACCCTTTACTGCTGCCGGTTTAGCTTTGTTAATCGCATCGATAAGCGTCTGGAAGTTGTCAGCAAGCTGTTCTTCAGTGAAAGAAGCTTTTCCTACCGGTACATGGATGATATTTGTCTTGTCCAATCTGTACTCAATCTTACCAGCTTTGATTTCGTTGATAGCTTTTGTAACGTCCATTGTTACTGTACCAGCCTTCGGGTTTGGCATTAAACCTTTTGGTCCAAGTACACGTCCGAGACGTCCAACAACACCCATCATATCCGGTGTAGCTACAACTACATCGAATTCGAACCAGTTTTCATTCTGGATCTTCGGAATGAGTTCATCTCCACCTACGTAATCTGCTCCGGCAGCTTTAGCTTCTTCAGCTTTAGCGTCCTTAGCAAATACAAGGATACGAACCTTTTTACCAGTTCCGTGTGGAAGAACTACAGCGCCACGGATCTGCTGATCTGCATGACGTCCGTCACATCCTGTTCTGATATGAGCTTCGATTGTTTCATCAAATTTAGCTGTCGCGCTCTTCTTAACAAGTGCGATCGCTTCATCTCTATCATAGAGAGTTGCTCTGTCGATTAACTTTGCAGCTTCTACGTATTTCTTTCCTCTTTTCATTCTAAATACCTCCTAGTGGTGATTACGGGAATTCCCTCCCACGTATTTTTTCAGTTTCCTTACATTCTGCTTATGCAGTCTGAATTAGTCCTCTACTACAGTTACACCCATGCTGCGGCATGTTCCTTCGATCATGCTCATAGCTGTTTCTACGGATGCAGCGTTCAGGTCTGGCATCTTAAGTTCTGCGATTTCCTTTACCTGAGCTTTTGTAATCTTAGCAACTTTTGTCTTGTTCGGAACACCTGAACCAGATTTAAGGTTGCAGGCTTTCTTAATAAGAACTGCTGCCGGAGGAGTCTTTGTAACGAAGCTGAAACTTCTGTCACTGTAAACTGTAATTACTACAGGAATGATCAGATCTCCCTGATCAGCTGTCTTTGCGTTGAACTGTTTTGTAAATTCAACGATATTTACACCGTGCTGTCCAAGAGCAGGACCAACCGGTGGAGCCGGAGTAGCCTTTCCAGCTGGAATCTGTAATTTGATATAACCTGAAACTTTTTTTGCCATTTTAAAGTACCTCCTTGTGGTATTTGCGGGGATTTCCCTCCCACGTGTTCATTATGCACTACGCATAAAGTTACATTTTTTTGACTTCTGCGAAACTGATTTCTACCGGCGTTTCGCGGCCGAATAAATCAACATTGATCGTCAGGCTCTGCTTAGCCATATTGATAGTCTGAATCATGCCGACTGTTCCTTCCCAGGCTCCGCCTGTTACTGTCACAGTATCTCCTTCTTCAAAATCTACCACGATGTCTTCTTTCTGGATACCAAGTGGTGCCATCTCTTCATCTGTAAGCGGAACCGGTTTGGATCCAGGACCTACAAATCCTGTAACACCTCTTGTGTTTCGTACCACATACCAGGTATCATCGTTCATGATCATGTGGATCAGAACATATCCCGGAAACATCTTTTTCTGAGACGCTTTCTGTACGCCGTTCTTCAATTCGACAACTTCCTGCATCGGAACACGGACCTCAAGGATCTCATCTTCCAGATGACGGTTCTCGATCGTTTTGTCAATGTTGGCTTTTACCTTGTTTTCATACCCTGAATAGGTATGCACAACATACCATTTTGCTTCTGCCATAAACTCACCTTTCCTGCATTACCATTTATCAGTATCTTATCTAACTAATAAATCTACCCCGAATTTTACCAGGATATCACAGATCGTGATAATCGCTCCTAAGATAACGGAAACAACTACGACCGCAGCTGTCTGTTTGGTAAGTGTGGTTTTGTCTGGCCAGATAATCTTATTAAACTCAGCTTTCAGACCTTTGAAGAAAGGAGTTTTCTTCTCTTTTGTCTTCGCTTTGTCTTTAGATTCGCCCATAACATTCACTTCCCTTCAACGACTATTTCGTCTCTTTGTGTAATGTGTGTGATTTGCAGAATCTACAGTATTTCTTTGTTTCCATGCGTTCCGGATGAGACTTCTTATCCTTTGTCATGTTGTAGTTACGATGCTTGCATTCTGTACATTCCAGTGTAATTCTTGTACGCACAACTTCCACCTCGCTTTTTATGTTCTAATTTTTAGTTGCATGACAGCTTGCGAGGCTGTCGTGAAAGCTTCACGCCTGAAACTTTCTTTGTTAAAAATAGGCATAAAAAAAAGACCTATACTTCCATTCGCTAGGTTAGTGTACCATACCGAAAGTATAAAGTCAAGAAATTAAATAATTTTTTACGAAAGCCTTCGGACTGTCCAGGTGCATCCGGAATCTGCTCTCATCCAGGCATATTCCCGGCACACAGGCTAAAATTTCAGCCGCAGAATGAAATCCGCGGCTGAAACTTTTTATTTATCTGTCACTTTTTCCAATGTGATATTCTACCTTCATACCACGCATGATAGTTCTTGATGCAATATCTACAAAGTTAAATCCAAATGCAATTGCAACGCAGGTCGCAAAAAGTGTGATCGTCTGTTCCAGGAGCATATGCATATTCCCGCTTACGCATGCGTACATTACATAGTACAGATTCGGTCCAGGAATCAGAGGGAATACAGACGCTGTCAGGAAAATTGTTGATGGTGCTTTATTTATCCGCGACATAATAAATGCATAGAATGCAACGAATGTCGCCGCAATTGTAGTTGCAAGGAAGTTACTTGGACGCGCCTCATAAACAAGTGCATAAATCAGCCATGTAAAAAATGCTCCGATTCCACAGTAAACCACCTGCATGCCCCGGATCTTAAACCACAGTGCAAATCCCACGCAGGCTGCGGTACAGGAAATCAGCTGTACGATCAGATTCGGGGTAAGGATAAATCCTTCCGCCTCTACACCGCCAAAAAGAATCATCGGTATCGCCGTACCAAATGCGATTCCGGAAGCACCAAGCATGGAATTCATGATATTGATTGATCCGGAGATAAAGTCTTTCTGAAGCAGATCACGGATTCCGTTCGTCGTACTCAGTCCACTGATCAGGAGCATGACAATTCCGATCATGATCCGCTCCTCATGATCCGCAAATCCAAATTTAACAGATAACAGAATGATCATCTCTGCAATAAACGATAAGATCAGGTTATATGCCAGCAGGTTCTTCTCACGTTCAGCCAGCCAGTTCCCTGCTGCAACGATCACAATTGATACGATCACCGCAATGATCGCATCCCTTATATCACATCCAAAGAATACCGCGAATCCGGTACCACCTAAAATACCGGCCGCATAATGGGTGTACCACTTCTGTTCCGGTCTTCCCATCACCTCTTCAAACTGTCTTCTCATTTCTTTTGCATCCGGCTTTTCTTTACAGACTTTACGGCACAGATTATTCAGATAATCCAGCTTGTCAAAGTCACATTCCCCTATTTCTACCAGTCGGATCTGTGTAATAATCTGCCCTTCCGGTGTCTCTGCCGTAATCTGGATATTGCTTGGTATAACAAAAATATCATACTTTACAAATCCATAACTTCTGCAAATACGGTACAGACTATCCTGCAGACGGAAGTTCTCCGCTCCACATCTAATCATAGCTTCCCCAATGTCCAGGATCCCCTGTACAATTCTCTCGTAATCGTATTTCACATTCATTTTCCTTTTCCCAAAACCTCTCTCTTTTGTTCTTCTTACAAAGCCAGTTGTTCCGCCCTCCCGAACACTTCAGCCATACGAAGTAATGATATCATGATGTATCAAAAAGTCAACTAAATTCGGAGAATTTCTTCTAATATGTTATTTTTCTCCAGCCTTTTTCAGTCCTTCTTCTTCCCGGAATGCTCCTGGTGTCATCCCATACATTTTCTTAAATATTCTTACAAAATAACTTGTATTATCTATTCCCACATCTGCGGCAACCCGAATAACCGTATCATTCGTCTTACACAATAATTCTTTTGCCCTCTCCAGCCTGTAATCGATCAAATATTTCACCGGAGTCGTCCCTATTCCACGCTTAAAGCATCGAAGGGCTTCACTTTTACTAATGTTCGCTTCCGCTGCCAGCCTTTCCAAAGAAATTCGTTCTTTATAATGGTTTTCTATAAACTGCATCATCTCTCTGAGCCGCGACTGTAAAAGGAGATTCTTATTCCGGGACTCTCTCTGTACAATATCCGGAACTTCTTCAAACAATTCATCCCATAATCTGCTGATCTTGTTCTGTATAATCAGTTCTTTTCTAAGCATTTCCTTTCCGGCATCTTTGTATATCTCATCCAGCAGACTTAATATACCACTATTTTTTTCTTTTTCCAAAATCACATATTCTTTACCATATGTAATTACAGGACTAACATATTTTTGATAAATTGCACTTTCCCGCGCAGCAAGCAGCTCTGGAGCGTGCAGGATATTTGGCATAAGCGCACCACCCGGTGTTTCAAAGCGGTGGATCACTCTGCTGTTTATAAAAATCCCCTCCCCCGCTTCAAGGATAATCTTTTCATTTCCAATCCTGCAGATTACTTTTCCAGATTCAACCCATGCCCATTCAATCTCATTATGCCAGTGCCATTCAACATAACCCTGACCAATTTCATCGATATCATCCAGATAATATTCAAAAGGAAACTCCGGCGTTCCGTGTTCACGTATTTCCCTCAGTGTTTCATCTGTTATTATCTCTGTTATTTGCATTTTCATTATACCTTTTGTGTTTTGAAGATATTGTACTATATTTTTGCGATATTCGTCAAGACATCCACCCCTCCAATATGATATAGTGCTATTTTGAAAGGAGCTTTTAAGAAATGAAAAAAAACACAAATTGTATGCAGACCATCTACGCTTGTTTTATTGGTTACATCGTTCAGGCTATCGTAAATAATTTTGTTCCTCTTCTTTTTGTCACTTTCCAAAATAATTACCATATTTCACTAGAACGAATTACCTTTTTGATCACACTCAACTTTATCATTCAGCTGTTTGTCGATCTTCTATCCGCATTCTTCATCGACAGGATCGGATACCGCATTTCAATTTTAATTGCGCATATCCTTTCTGCGGCAGGACTGATATTACTCACCGTTCTTCCGGAAGTTTTTTCCTCCCCTTATACCGGACTTGTAATCGCAGTTATCATTTATGCGATCGGCGGTGGACTTCTCGAAGTACTGGTAAGCCCGATCATTGAAGCCTGCCCTACTGATAACAAAGAAAAAGCAATGAGTCTCCTGCATTCCTTTTACTGTTGGGGGCATGTGGGCGTTGTTCTGTTATCAACCGCATTTTTCTGGTTTTTCGGAATATCGCACTGGAAAATCCTCGCACTTATGTGGGCTGTCATCCCAATATTTAACACTTTCCTCTTCAGAAGTGCACCAATCTACTCCCTTCACGAAGAAGGTGAACAGGGACTTTCTCTCAGAGAATTGTGCACATCTAAAATCTTCTGGATGTTAATGCTTATGATGACCTGTGCCGGTGCCAGCGAACAGGCAGTCAGCCAATGGGCATCCACTTTTGCCGAGACAAGCCTGCACATTTCCAAAACACTCGGCGATCTTGCCGGTCCTCTTACCTTTGCAGCCTGTATGGGGGCTTCCCGGCTGCTTTACGGAAAATACGGAGACAGGATCCGGCTGGATCTGTTCATGAGAGGAAGCTGCATTCTTTGCATCCTTTCCTATTTATGTATTTCCATCCTTCCATTTCCTGCGCTGAACCTTTTTGGATGTGCGCTTTGCGGATTCTCCGTTGGAATTATGTGGCCGGGACTTTTCAGCACCGCATCCGTCTCTATTCCACGTGGCGGCACAACAATGTTTGCCCTCCTTGCACTTGCCGGAGATCTGGGATGTTCCGGTGGTCCGACGCTTGCAGGTCTGGTATCTTCCTACGCCGGCGGTAGTCTGAAAACCGGGATTTTCGCAGCTATTATTTTTCCGGCCGTCCTGCTCCTTGGTCTGATAAAATCAAAAAAATCTGAATAAAAAGATGAGCACCTTTTACAGCACTCATCTTCCCCACTACTTCAACAATTTTTCTTCCCATTCTTTTTCTTTAAACCCGGTCAGTACAAATCTGTCCCCAACTACAAACGGTCTTTTCACCAACATACCATCTGTCGCCAGCAGCTTTATCTGCTCATCTTCCGTCATCGTCGGAAGCTTGTCTTTCAGCTGCATCTGCTTATAAAGCATCCCACTTGTATTAAAAAACTTTTTCAGCGGGACCCCACTCATCGCATGCCATTCCTTCAGCTCTTCATAGGTTGGATTTTCCTCCACGATTGCCCGTTCCTCAAATGCAATCCCATGCGCCTCCAGCCATTTCAGCGCCTTCTGACAGGTGCTGCATTTTCTGTATACCAATACTTTCATCTATCTGATCCACTCCTTTTTTATTCTCCAAAGTCCTGCTTGTACATCCCTTACAAGCTCTGTATTTCCATGTACCAATTCTTCATGATACCGTGTCAGACGTTGCCAGCTTTTCAGGATCTGCTGCTTCTGTAACGGATAAAAATTACTCAACACCGCATCCATCTCTCTGATCCCATACATCTCCAGCTGCTCCTGGAACTGCTTCTCATCTTTTTCATCTTCCCCAATATATTTGAGACAGAGAATCTTATTCCAGTCATACATATCAAAAAGCAGAACTTCATCCAATGGTACTTCCAGTGTCAGGAAGTTGCCGCCCATCGACTGATCCACATTATAGGCTTCACGGAATGCCCAGTACGGATACTCCGCACCATCCGGTTTCTTCACATATTTCTCCATCTCACGCACAAACCAGGAATAGGCTGTTGTGAAAATCTTTGCACTTTCCTGATATTTTTTCCGCACATACGCCTCTTTGGAATAGCACACGCCATTCCGCTCAATTGCTTCGATTACCGGGTCTGCCTGTGATGCATATAAGGTTATTGTATTACATTTTTCACCCATTCTCTTCGCACCTCCCAGATGTTTCCATAACATCCATCACTTCCGATCTGGATGTCATCATCAAAAAGCCTCTTCCAGCTCTCCCGGATTTCCCGTTTGATCTCCGGATAGAACTGCGACATATACGCCTGCGTGTCGCTGACTCCATAGGCTTCCAGAAGCTCTTTGTGCCGCTTTTCATCCGCCTTGTCTGCCGGAATATAGGAATAGTTGAGGATCATTCCCCATTTTGTGAAATTCACTCTGGTAATCAGAGATTCTTCGATCTCCAGTTCCAAGATCACTCTTCCTTTTTCCGGAAGCATCGTTGCATCCTGCCTGAAGGATACCCATACCGGAAATTCCACATCCGCCGGTTTGTTCCCGTAGTCCGGTCCGTTCTTGACCAACCATTCATAAGTATCCAGAACCAGCTCCGAATGTTCTTTGAGATCCTTTATGATATACTCTCGCTTTACCGTATATCGTCCGGTCTCCTGAAGAACTTTCCAGACATTTTCATGCTGCTTTGACCACACTGTAATCTTTGCCATTCCATCACCTCACTAATGGTAAAATATAAGTACTCCAAAGATAACTAACCGGCATCACCATACTTACATTTACTATAACACCGATCGGCATCTTTTGTCCTCTTTTCCCTTTATTCTCTCATTACTTCGTATCAAATCTGGTCACTGCCATGTGGATCAGATATGGAATAAGGATTACCGGAATCGCCAGATACGCCAGCACACTATACGCCTTCTGGATCAGTGTCAGAAGCCCGAACTGTGCGATTCCAAAATCTACAACACAGCAGATAAATGCTGCCACAATTTCCTTTGTACCGATTTTTCTTTTCTCATCCGTTCCTATCTCTTTTTTCATCTTATCAAGACCACTACAGATTCTCTTGACCATTGCAGCCACCATATTAACTGCCGTAGATACCGCTCCTAGAATGATCAAAACAGAAATCAGCGGCATCATAAATCCTTTTCCAACACCGCACTGCACCTGCGATGATATTCGGAATATACACGATCAGAAGACCTGCGATAATGCAGACAAACAGGACAGAAGCCACCCTACGCACCAGGTCTGTTCCAAATACTGCCACAACGAAGATAAATATGCCGATAATCAACGTACACAGCAGATACGGAAGTCCGGTCAGGGTACTTAAGGTCGCTCCGCCTGTCGCAAATGCAACTGCAGGAGCCACGCACATCACACAAATTAACTGTAGATCTGCGCACCCGAGGCAAATCCACCTCCGAAATGTGTTGTAAACCAGACAAACGCTACCCCAAGAATCATAGAGGAAGTTGCGGATTTCTTATTCTTCATGGCTCTGATCCTTTCTGACTCTTTCTTTCAGTTTCTGCATTGCATCTTCCAGCATTTCCCGGGTTACCTTATAT
The sequence above is drawn from the Coprococcus comes ATCC 27758 genome and encodes:
- a CDS encoding threonine/serine ThrE exporter family protein, whose protein sequence is MNVKYDYERIVQGILDIGEAMIRCGAENFRLQDSLYRICRSYGFVKYDIFVIPSNIQITAETPEGQIITQIRLVEIGECDFDKLDYLNNLCRKVCKEKPDAKEMRRQFEEVMGRPEQKWYTHYAAGILGGTGFAVFFGCDIRDAIIAVIVSIVIVAAGNWLAEREKNLLAYNLILSFIAEMIILLSVKFGFADHEERIMIGIVMLLISGLSTTNGIRDLLQKDFISGSINIMNSMLGASGIAFGTAIPMILFGGVEAEGFILTPNLIVQLISCTAACVGFALWFKIRGMQVVYCGIGAFFTWLIYALVYEARPSNFLATTIAATFVAFYAFIMSRINKAPSTIFLTASVFPLIPGPNLYYVMYACVSGNMHMLLEQTITLFATCVAIAFGFNFVDIASRTIMRGMKVEYHIGKSDR
- the rplJ gene encoding 50S ribosomal protein L10, with amino-acid sequence MAKVELKQPIVQAIVEDLTDAQSAVIVNYCGLTVAQDTELRKQLREAGVIYKVCKNTMMKRAFEGTDFAQLDEYLEGPNAIAISKEDATAPARIICNFAKKAEALEVKAGVVEGSVYDAAGIQELSKIPSREVLLSKLLGSLQSPITNLARVLNQIAEQGDAPAEAEAEAPAAE
- the rplL gene encoding 50S ribosomal protein L7/L12; its protein translation is MAKLTTAEFIEAIKELSVLELNDLVKACEEEFGVSAAAGVVVAAAAEGGAAAEEKDEFDVELVSAGASKVKVIKVVREITGLGLKEAKELVDGAPKVVKEGVSKAEAEEIKTKLEAEGAEVNLK
- a CDS encoding L-lactate dehydrogenase, which translates into the protein MVNIQKAAIIGCGFVGASSAFSLLQKGIFSELVLIDANKEKAEGEAMDISHGRPYAHPMKIYAGSYDDISDCSLIIITAGANQKPGETRLDLVHKNVAIFKSIIPEITKRGFEGILLVVANPVDILTYAALKISGYPKERVFGSGTVLDTARFRYLLSEHLQVASRSVHANIIGEHGDSELAVWSGANVAGIPINDFCELRGHYQHQESMERIYKTVRDSAYDIIQKKGATYYGVAMAVARIAESIVMNENAVLPVTSLMEGEYGLEGLCISVPTIVSQKGAEKVLEIPLSDEEKEKLLSSAKELKEVLDGLDL
- the rplK gene encoding 50S ribosomal protein L11, with the protein product MAKKVSGYIKLQIPAGKATPAPPVGPALGQHGVNIVEFTKQFNAKTADQGDLIIPVVITVYSDRSFSFVTKTPPAAVLIKKACNLKSGSGVPNKTKVAKITKAQVKEIAELKMPDLNAASVETAMSMIEGTCRSMGVTVVED
- the rplA gene encoding 50S ribosomal protein L1, with translation MKRGKKYVEAAKLIDRATLYDRDEAIALVKKSATAKFDETIEAHIRTGCDGRHADQQIRGAVVLPHGTGKKVRILVFAKDAKAEEAKAAGADYVGGDELIPKIQNENWFEFDVVVATPDMMGVVGRLGRVLGPKGLMPNPKAGTVTMDVTKAINEIKAGKIEYRLDKTNIIHVPVGKASFTEEQLADNFQTLIDAINKAKPAAVKGQYLKSVTLTSTMGPGVKINPMKLA
- a CDS encoding MFS transporter, encoding MKKNTNCMQTIYACFIGYIVQAIVNNFVPLLFVTFQNNYHISLERITFLITLNFIIQLFVDLLSAFFIDRIGYRISILIAHILSAAGLILLTVLPEVFSSPYTGLVIAVIIYAIGGGLLEVLVSPIIEACPTDNKEKAMSLLHSFYCWGHVGVVLLSTAFFWFFGISHWKILALMWAVIPIFNTFLFRSAPIYSLHEEGEQGLSLRELCTSKIFWMLMLMMTCAGASEQAVSQWASTFAETSLHISKTLGDLAGPLTFAACMGASRLLYGKYGDRIRLDLFMRGSCILCILSYLCISILPFPALNLFGCALCGFSVGIMWPGLFSTASVSIPRGGTTMFALLALAGDLGCSGGPTLAGLVSSYAGGSLKTGIFAAIIFPAVLLLGLIKSKKSE
- a CDS encoding arsenate reductase family protein → MKVLVYRKCSTCQKALKWLEAHGIAFEERAIVEENPTYEELKEWHAMSGVPLKKFFNTSGMLYKQMQLKDKLPTMTEDEQIKLLATDGMLVKRPFVVGDRFVLTGFKEKEWEEKLLK
- the rpmG gene encoding 50S ribosomal protein L33 — its product is MRTRITLECTECKHRNYNMTKDKKSHPERMETKKYCRFCKSHTLHKETK
- a CDS encoding DUF3841 domain-containing protein, with protein sequence MGEKCNTITLYASQADPVIEAIERNGVCYSKEAYVRKKYQESAKIFTTAYSWFVREMEKYVKKPDGAEYPYWAFREAYNVDQSMGGNFLTLEVPLDEVLLFDMYDWNKILCLKYIGEDEKDEKQFQEQLEMYGIREMDAVLSNFYPLQKQQILKSWQRLTRYHEELVHGNTELVRDVQAGLWRIKKEWIR
- a CDS encoding AraC family transcriptional regulator gives rise to the protein MKMQITEIITDETLREIREHGTPEFPFEYYLDDIDEIGQGYVEWHWHNEIEWAWVESGKVICRIGNEKIILEAGEGIFINSRVIHRFETPGGALMPNILHAPELLAARESAIYQKYVSPVITYGKEYVILEKEKNSGILSLLDEIYKDAGKEMLRKELIIQNKISRLWDELFEEVPDIVQRESRNKNLLLQSRLREMMQFIENHYKERISLERLAAEANISKSEALRCFKRGIGTTPVKYLIDYRLERAKELLCKTNDTVIRVAADVGIDNTSYFVRIFKKMYGMTPGAFREEEGLKKAGEK
- a CDS encoding DUF3841 domain-containing protein, with the translated sequence MAKITVWSKQHENVWKVLQETGRYTVKREYIIKDLKEHSELVLDTYEWLVKNGPDYGNKPADVEFPVWVSFRQDATMLPEKGRVILELEIEESLITRVNFTKWGMILNYSYIPADKADEKRHKELLEAYGVSDTQAYMSQFYPEIKREIRESWKRLFDDDIQIGSDGCYGNIWEVRREWVKNVIQ
- the nusG gene encoding transcription termination/antitermination protein NusG, with amino-acid sequence MAEAKWYVVHTYSGYENKVKANIDKTIENRHLEDEILEVRVPMQEVVELKNGVQKASQKKMFPGYVLIHMIMNDDTWYVVRNTRGVTGFVGPGSKPVPLTDEEMAPLGIQKEDIVVDFEEGDTVTVTGGAWEGTVGMIQTINMAKQSLTINVDLFGRETPVEISFAEVKKM
- the secE gene encoding preprotein translocase subunit SecE, whose protein sequence is MGESKDKAKTKEKKTPFFKGLKAEFNKIIWPDKTTLTKQTAAVVVVSVILGAIITICDILVKFGVDLLVR